The Archocentrus centrarchus isolate MPI-CPG fArcCen1 chromosome 1, fArcCen1, whole genome shotgun sequence genome includes the window tttagatacaACTGGAGTTGTACAGTTTTCAGGATGTATGTCTAAATGCCTTGAATAGTATCTGTACTGATATAAAATCAGCTGATCTATTTAATGACACCATAAGTGCATTTGTTCCAGTTACTTACCCTTTTCTGTCCATTTAGGATGATTGACTGGTTATCTTGGCCTCTGGCCCAACATGTAGATACCTGGGTCATCGCTCTCCTGAAAGGACTGGCTGCTGTTCAGAAGTTCACTATCCTCATAGATGTCACTTTGCTTAAAATCGAGCTGGTTTGTAATGAGAACTCCTCATTTTAGTTTCTTATAGATGGAAATTGTATGCGTCTTACCTAAGCTTCtctgtaaataaatgtgttcaCCCATAGGTATTCAGTCGTCTGTGGTACCCCATTGTGCGGCAGGGGGCGCTGGCTGTGCTCTCTCACATGCTGCTGAGTTTCCAGCACTCTCCTGAGGCCTTCCATTTGGTAAGGGGGTCTCTTGTGTCCTCACAGCCCATTTCCCTCTCATATGGCCACTTTATtggttttctcattttcatctcTTCTGGCTTAAATTACTTCAAAGCTGCATAGACGTCTTTTCCCAGAACTCCAGGCTTGGCACCACTCTCTCACTAATGATGTGTGAAGCACTTAAATGCAGAGCAATGGCCCTTGAGTTGGCCAATTTCATTAGATTCTAAAAACATGAATAGACTCAAAAATACTCAGTAAATGAGACCTCTGTGGGGTTTCTGATGTGCAGCCACCCCGTGGCTTTCCATGCTGCAGATTTTTATGATTAATGTTAGCTGTACCTTCCACTGTTTTCAGCACCACGGAGTACTcaacatttttctcttctctttattCCCCTCTTTCTCAGGTTGTTCCAGATGTAGTAGATCTAGTCCAGTCCCTAAGGACAGATGGGCTCCCCACCAGTAAAGCATTCCTGCTGCAGTTCACTGAGCTCATACACTGCATGATGTACCAGTACTCTGGCTTTCCTGACCTTTATGACAACATACTGGAGGCCATCAAGGTAACAGAGTGGGGAGAACACCTGTTTCTGTGGTAGGATTTAGATATTTCAAAAAGTTTGTGTAATACATTAGgcccatgttttatttatttagataatCAGAAATGACACTTGATATGCAATGGAGCGCTTCAGTTAGACGTTCTGTTAATTTTACTTTACAGTTTTGCTGTGTTAAAGATGTCTTCTCTTTTCAGGATCTCCCAAAACCTGCAGAAGAGAAGATCAAGCTGGTGTTGAATCAAAGTGCCTGGACGTCTCAGTCCAACTCATTTGCCTCCAGTCTGCTGAGGCAAGCAGGGAAGTCTGAGACGGGCAAGACGGGTCTGGTCAACCTGGGGAACACGTGTTACATGAACAGCATCATCCAGACCCTCTTTATGGCCACGGAGTGAGTCAAATTTCcccgttgtgggatcattaaagtcttatcttatcttatctcttatcgtAAAATCTGTAAAACCCGGTGTTCttgttgtgaaattaaaaattaaacgtgaactgttttttttctcagtttcaggAGGCATGTTTTATCGTTGCATCTAAACAGTTCTAATACGCTAATGAAAAAGCTTCAGCTCCTCTTTGCTTTCCTCGCACACACTCAGGTTAGTGTTGTCCTGTAATATAGAGCATTGTTGCTGGAGAATCACAACAGTGGAGGATAATGTGTTTGGTTCATTTGTGTTTATCTGTCCTACAGAGGGCAGCCTATGCTCCCAGAAACTTCTTGGAAGTGTCTCGGCCTCCCTGGTTCAATGTGGGTTCTCAGCAGGACTGTTCAGAGTACCTCAGATTTCTTTTAGACAGGTATTGTAAATGGATTGCTTGCCCATCATTTGTGCATTCCTGAAAGCAGAATGGGATAAATGTTCATGATAAGGCCTGTTCTGTTTATGCTAATTGTATATGAACATGATTTGTAAACTGTATTTTCTTTGGAGTAAAATGATAATACCAGCGGCTCGGTaagaaacaaacagctgttgCACAAATTTTGGATTTTCATCTAAAGCTGATTGTGCCGATCTTTCTGATCTCAAGGTTACACGAGGAGGAGAAAACCCTTCAGGCTTTGGATTCAGCTAAACCAAAAGCTGCTTCCCCAACTGACGCgagctgcaaagaccctgcaggtccGACACCTGCCGAGGTAAATGGACAGACCTGTTTGACTCCAGGAGAAACCAGACCTGGAGATGACAGGCGGACTTTGATAGAAAAGCTGTTTGGTGGGAAGCTGATCACAAGCATTCGCTGTATGCAGTGCAACTGCATCTCTGAGAAAGAAGAACCTTTTACAGACCTCTCTTTGGCCTTTTGTCCATCTACTACTTTTCAGGATAGTCCTCAATCACAAGGGCCCTTAGAAGAGCCCAGAGTTCTCTGTCAAGGATCTGTCAATGGTGGCAGTGAAGTTCCTGAGCCAGGCTCGGCCAGTGCTCTGGCTAGCAATGCCCATTTTGTGCCAGTAACAAATGAGCCTCCACTCTCCGTGCCTGACCTGGTGAATTATTTTCTGGCTCCAGAAATCCTTGATGAAGACAATGCCTATTTCTGCGAGAAGTGTAGCTCCCTCCAGCGGGCAGAGAAGACCATTAACGTGGTGTCTGCCCCTGAGTACTTGATTCTCACCCTGCTGCGATTCTCATATGATGCCAAATGCCATATCCGTAGGAAGATTCTGGACAATGTCACCATCCCACCACTCATCAAACTTCCTGTGCATGACCCTCCAATACCTACACGGTGCTCTTCTTCTACCTCTTCTCCTCTGCAAGTGGATTCTCCTGAGAGCAGTGAGAATCTGGCCAAGAAACTCAAATCATCGCAACacgatgaggaagaggagaaggcaAGGATAGATGGAGCAGAGGAGATAAGCAGGGCGGTTCAGTCAGTCCCCTACGTCCTCAGCTCGGTGGTGATGCATTCTGGTATATCTTCTGAAAGTGGCCACTACTACTCTTATGGTTGTAACATTAATGGGGCAGATGCAGTACAGCAAACAGCAAACCAGTTTAGCATCAAAGAGGATTTAGGGAATGGCCAGGCCGAGGGCAGCCTCTGCACCTGCTCAGCTCCCTCGGTTTCACAAGAACAAGGCGGCACACTGCATAatagtggccaggaggcaaaaGATTGGCTGCTCTTCAATGATAGCAGAGTAACATTCACATCCTTCCAATCAGTGCAAAACATTACTAATCGCTTCCCCAAGGACACTGCTTATGTGCTCATGTACAGGAAGCAGGAGCTACCGGGGCAAAGCGTAAATGGGGGCCTAATGGCAAGTGGAATGAGACTGAGTGCCGAGCCTCCTCTGCAAAAAGAACTACTGGATGCTGTTATCAAAGACAACAAGCTCTATTTACAGGTACGTGAAATGTACTTCCACATAGCCTACTGGTGTTACGTTACCCTTTAAAACTGTCATTGCCCATAAATTCAAGTGTGAGATGATTAACGCGTGTTAAATCTGTAGTTTATGAGCTCACGGGGTATTTGGGTGGAAACTgtgcttgtttttccttttttacacaaacatgcCTTAACATCATTAACAGTAACACTTCTAAGAGGGAGGTTGTTCTAAAAGTCAGACAGTCACTGAGGTGGAGAGCGATAACGGGAAAGCAGACTGTGGTTTTACGGATAACTTGGAAAACACACTGTGTAGGAGTTTTTATTTGGACTGCACTTGAAGCCAAATCTGAACTGTCCTGTTACAAGATGTGAAGAGTAATTTCACGAGTCATTGAGCTGTGCTCCGTTGGGTTGACATTCCACCACTTTTATTACATCTGCAGTAAACTTCCTCTAGGGGGTGCTGTAATGACATGAAGTGAAAGCTCTGATGCACTTTCAAGCACATGTAACTACACTGCTTCTTTGGCGCAGCAAAATTGAGTCCTGTTTGTGCTTCAGTATAGTTCATAAGTTCCTAATCTCACTTGGAAATCTCACCTCTCTCCCCGGCATGCTGTCATTAGGAACAGGAGCTCAGTGCTCGGACCCAGGCTCTTCAGGCCCCGTCATCCTCCTGCTCATTCAGGCCCAACGGTTCAGATGACAATAACCCACCAGGGAGCTGCGGACCAtctggtggaggaggaggagggggaggagggttCAATACCATTAGTAGACTGGTCTTCTgaaataaaggggaaaaaaaatgctgcaggaaATCCAGATGAACTGGTGCTAAGGGAGTCCTGGGCTGATCCTACAGGAGGCTGAATCGTCTCACTATGTATAGCATAAAAGGAGCACTGAAATGATctagcaacacacacacagacacacacacatcagcactGGTTCTGATTCTTCATTTGATTTTCTCTAACTCTTAAAGTTTTGGTTAGTCTtcacatattattattattattattattattatttatttttgtgattgAAAACATTGTAATCTTCTGTTAATCCTGAAAAGTTGAAAACTTGGGGTGAATATTGCTCACTGGTGCAAATATATTTCCTTCTTAAATGAAAGAATTATGACAAAATATGATTTGACAAATACTTCAGATTTGTCTTCTAATAAACGTTTTCTTTGATacataaaaacctgttttagtgtaaaaaaaagaaagtgctcATATTTTTGACTTTGTTTACTATTACCTCAtacccacacatgcacacaatacAGAAGAAGGTCACAATAGAGAAAAAGGCATTCATCTGTGGGctatacagatttttttttttttttatctatcatACTTTTTACTTGCAGCATATTGTGAGCTGTGGTGTTTCATTATTGGGGATATTGTGCCTGGAATGTgtactcttatttttttttataggtctCTTACAACACATGCAATAAATGTACATATGACGTCAAATAAAAGAACTTCAAATGAATCACAAGGAATATATGTGGAAATCAAAACTTCATAGAGAAAATATTCAAGTTGAGGGCGCTTTCATGATCTGGAATAATCTAGTGGGATCTACTTTGCAAACTGATTTCACTACAGATATCTGACAGCATGTTTTAATGTATTCTGATTTAATGATTTAGCGAGACTTCTGTGTTCATGATGACTTGGATGTGCCTTTTGATATTTAATACAGGGTTTTTAAGAATGGAGTTTCTTTTAGTTTACACCTCAGCAGTACTGTATTAATATCCGTATTGGCTTCATTTCCCCCTGCAAATCAGTATTTGCGGTAATAAAGTAACCACGTAGGTTAAGGTAGCTATTTTCCGTGGTATATTAGCAAAGATACGGACAGATATCGGTGGCATCCAGtatgtaataataaaatgtaacatgGCAACAGAAGgcatgaacatttttttaaaacctcatttatttctttttttttttttttttttttttttaatttgcatgtaTCAGATAGTGTATCGTTATCTTGAAGCTTAATTCCATGTATGCAACACTCTTCTTCTCAGAATCAATATATAAACATTTCCACTGTAAGGAATATATTGACCACTTGGGCATTTGGATCTGCTgcaaatgagtgtgtgtgttttttattctATAAataatttagacaaaaaaataaatgttagaTTTAGCACTTACTGAAACTGCCAACCTCAGAAAACCGCTGAAaaagttactttaaaaaaaaagtaaatggctTTGTTAATTAAAGTAATCAAAGAATTTCATGTTGTTGCAGAATTCATCAAAACATGCGGCAAATCCCCTATTTTATGCTTCGATTGCAAAATAGATTTGCTCAAAATGGAAGTGAGTGCACTCAAACCAGTAACCAAAAAGGGAACTGGAAAATCACATGCCGTCACATACTGTTCCGACAGGCAAATgatagtttgtttgtttttaatgcagcgaGACCAAATCATTAGCAAAGGtgtcatttttacacatttttaattgATGTGGTAAATACACTGCAGTAGCACTTCAGCTTTcaacagagaaaagagaaatcTCAGACTCAGTTTTTAAACAAGCAAACTGgcatttttctcctcctctttgtttttGGGGATGTATCTTAAATATTCTGTAACCATTCAATAGGATATTAGTATTTTAGATTATCTGCAGACAATCTAGAACTCTGCTGGTACCACATCTAAGGTCTGTTTGTTTTACTAGGTAATActgaaaagctgaaaacagaTAACAGAACCCACATGAACTAAATTGGTACACGTACACCTTTAATTCATAAAATAATAGAACATAAAAGAAGGTACAGCTTAACTCCGGGGACTCAGGACCTTTGCTGTTTGATGATGTGACACATATGGTATCAAAAAGAATTGACTGGAATTGGTGTGTTGTGTCTACGGCCTTTAATTGCTCCCTGTTTCTTCGTCAGTACTAATGCTGTGAAAAGAGCCAATGTGTCCATAGAATGGAAAAGCCATTAATCACAGGGAACATCCATTCAGGGAAGCATAACCGTTACAATAGCATTCCAATAAGATTCTTCAAATTCCACTCGGATTCCATGGGAAACACGCCTTTGCCAGCAGGATGGACCAGTTATAGATGGTATTTTGGTCCTGGAAAAGTGGCGTGATTTGGTGAACCACATCTAGACTTATAGGAAAAAACATTTCTAACAGCTCTGGTGTTGGCTCTGTGGAATTTCGGATTTAAATACATGGTATGGGAAACAGATTTAAATTTAGAGGCAATcgtaaataaaatacacactgggAAAACGCAGTCTATAGGCATGCAATCATAGAtatacatgcaaaaaaaaaaaaaaaaaaaaaaaaaaaaagcttcatgtAAATATATCACGGAGCGcacttttcttattttaaaaatgattgtaGCCGTCTGTAAGGACTGCAGCAGCATTGTGGATAGTGTAGTCTAGACGTGCAGTGATTTGGGACTCTAGGGGTTGAGGCGGGtcctttcttttgtctttttcagcttTCTGAAGCCACTTTTTGTCTTCACCCAGAGGTGCGTGTTGCTGCATTAACATTACGTTTCACCTacaggagaaaacaaaacaaacccagaCTACGCTcgtattgtttttttaagggACAGGACACAGAGAATTGTTTGAACTACATGTCCCATGGTGGAAACTCTACAGTTTTCCCTGCACGCCGCCGCCTCTCCAGTTTGTCCTCTGAAGATTTGCGCGAAGTGTCCGGAACAAGGATACAACTTCCGACtttgaatttcaaaataaaatttaatataaCTTCGAAGCGTGTGTCGTGAACAATAATATTGCTATAAAGAAAAGCGcaacaatgaaaatatatatgttCTTCACAAAACTGTAGCTTTTAACAATTTGTAAAACTAACAATTGCTCTAGAATATCGCTTAGATGAGAAAGGTCTGATACGTCTAATGTCACTCGAGACTGAAATAGCAAGTTGAACAATTTCTTAAGCTAACAGCAGCCTGTGTATCGcagtgataataaaaaaaaattgaaaataaaactcCTAACTTCCGGTCTTGTTGCCCCTGCGGCCGTTAGCTTAACACAGCCATGTTCCAGAGGAGGGTGAGTTTAGGGAAAGACGGAGCCACCCTGTCAATCACAATTAAGGAACCATGGGAGTAAACTGGTAGGAAAGCTCGGCGAAACCACTGTGTTTACGGTCGAGCTTGTTTCATTTTGCGTTCAGACAGTAACTATGCATCGGCACAGTGTGGGACATTTGCATTCGACCTCTCCAACTGGGAATCGCTTCACTTTGACGGGAATTAGCATGAGACGTTAaatataacaacaacaacaaaaaaaacttgccGACTTTCAGTTGTCTgcgcctgttttttttttttttttcttttttgttcccaCAGCGTTCCCGTTGGAACAAAATACAAAAGTCACCATTGATATTTGTTCAAAAGGCGGTGCCGCCGGGGTTTATATTTACTCCAACCTAAGGAGACGCACGTTTATTTGACTGTAACTCGTGGAAATCTGGTCTGTGCATTTCAGAGAACTGCCTTCTCGGCGAGTCGACTTTCGGAGGAGTGACGGTCGGTTATTGCACCTTtaaaaacacacgcacacacaaaaacagcatttttaaaaaactttctaTTCGACTTCACCGCCTGAGCCTCATGTCAATTGCTGTTTTTCCAGGTATAAAGAAAAGACACTCCCGAAAACAACCCGAGCCAAGCGTCAATCCGGGCTCAAAATCCAGGGAGAGCGAGAAAAGGAGCAGAAATGAGTGGGGGAGAGGTGGTGTGCTCGGGCTGGCTGAGAAAGTCTCCTCCTGAAAAAAGTTGAGACGTTACGTAAGTGCACTTTATATCCTCTTTGTTAGGTTGTAATAAAGTAACATgttagacaaaaagaaaaatctgcatGCTTTTCCCTGGAGACTTCCCCGGGTGCTGACACAGACGATGTGTAGGCCTCATCTTGTGGGCATTGTAGCAGTCAgcttctgtcttcttttttctttgcttttttgttgttgttgttgatgaacCTGAAACCGTGCTC containing:
- the usp38 gene encoding ubiquitin carboxyl-terminal hydrolase 38; amino-acid sequence: MDKILEGLVSSDHSVPVKRAIVKKVVEAAEREVTEDQCQALFTLTTRLILLGEDAFQKQIGFQVLEAYARYHRPEFERFFSKDFVLSLLQQGYDQLDRKDPAIIEYIHCCLRLLISCPSVLEIFGVIQVEVLRMVCERPEPAFCARLSTLLSDFVQCIPRDKSSVLFCQQLVRTISSFHCFASQEQELREYVGQVTKVSALLQSIWKADPATLLPSLQEVFAIISSTDPSFDPSIALASLVQHIPVQMITVLIKSLTTDQNVRDASMTKALCRMIDWLSWPLAQHVDTWVIALLKGLAAVQKFTILIDVTLLKIELVFSRLWYPIVRQGALAVLSHMLLSFQHSPEAFHLVVPDVVDLVQSLRTDGLPTSKAFLLQFTELIHCMMYQYSGFPDLYDNILEAIKDLPKPAEEKIKLVLNQSAWTSQSNSFASSLLRQAGKSETGKTGLVNLGNTCYMNSIIQTLFMATDFRRHVLSLHLNSSNTLMKKLQLLFAFLAHTQRAAYAPRNFLEVSRPPWFNVGSQQDCSEYLRFLLDRLHEEEKTLQALDSAKPKAASPTDASCKDPAGPTPAEVNGQTCLTPGETRPGDDRRTLIEKLFGGKLITSIRCMQCNCISEKEEPFTDLSLAFCPSTTFQDSPQSQGPLEEPRVLCQGSVNGGSEVPEPGSASALASNAHFVPVTNEPPLSVPDLVNYFLAPEILDEDNAYFCEKCSSLQRAEKTINVVSAPEYLILTLLRFSYDAKCHIRRKILDNVTIPPLIKLPVHDPPIPTRCSSSTSSPLQVDSPESSENLAKKLKSSQHDEEEEKARIDGAEEISRAVQSVPYVLSSVVMHSGISSESGHYYSYGCNINGADAVQQTANQFSIKEDLGNGQAEGSLCTCSAPSVSQEQGGTLHNSGQEAKDWLLFNDSRVTFTSFQSVQNITNRFPKDTAYVLMYRKQELPGQSVNGGLMASGMRLSAEPPLQKELLDAVIKDNKLYLQEQELSARTQALQAPSSSCSFRPNGSDDNNPPGSCGPSGGGGGGGGGFNTISRLVF